Below is a window of Sebaldella sp. S0638 DNA.
TAGATAAATCAATATATGAAAAACAAATCTTTTATTATATCAGATTTAATTTACAGACTTTCTTGCACACTCCCTTTGAATGAGAATATGAAGGTTTCAGAGGTTTCTTTTCTTCTTGGTTATCAAAACTACGGCTACTTTTCTAAAATATTTTATAAATACTTCGGAATATATCCCAATCAAATAAAAGGCAGTGACTATAATTATCAGTTAAAAGAAATAACTAAAGATTATCAGTAACTTATTGTATTAACTCAGTATTCGATCTGAAAATCCGGGAAAGATAACAGGATATAAGCACAATCTATTACTTTTCTATAAATAGTGTATATTAAAAAAGCAGCTATCTAAGACAACTGCTTTTTTAAAACGAACACTCAAACAAAAAAATATTGATATTTTCTAGCATATAATTAATATACTACAAACTATTTTATTTATATACATATTTTTTTACTAAAAAAATGATAGTATAAGAATAAATTGTTATATAATAAATAA
It encodes the following:
- a CDS encoding helix-turn-helix domain-containing protein, which translates into the protein MKVSEVSFLLGYQNYGYFSKIFYKYFGIYPNQIKGSDYNYQLKEITKDYQ